A single Roseinatronobacter monicus DNA region contains:
- a CDS encoding alpha-amylase family glycosyl hydrolase: MSAQTLLQPEQGLELYPDWWRGAVIYQIYPRSFQDSNGDGIGDLRGIVERLPYIASLGVDVIWISPFFTSPMKDFGYDVSDYCDVDPMFGTLSDFDALVATAHKLGIKVLIDLVLSHSSDQHPWFKESRSSRDNPRSNWYVWADAKPDGTPPNNWLSIFGGSAWAWDATRLQYYLHNFLASQPDLNFHESAVQEELLNIARFWLERGVNGFRLDTINFYVHDYDLRDNPPLPPERRNASIAPAVNPYNHQEHIYDKNRPENLEFLRRFRAVLDTYDAAAVGEVGDAQRGLEILGEYTSGGDKVQMCYAFEFLAADVPSAARIAAVLRHMDHVAPEGWACWAFSNHDVMRHVTRWDLSPAASRVYATLMMCMRGSVCLYQGEELGLQEADLHFDDLQDPYGIQFWPEYKGRDGCRTPMVWTADYQNGGFSGGKPWLPVAREHLGLAVDAQERAPDALLHHYRRAIAFRQAHRALGRGSMRNLHVSGDVLSFFREEAGEELFCAFNLSHDPATLYLPEGNWVTVGQELNSSGPGEDGLVHLGPWQPCLVVKR; the protein is encoded by the coding sequence GTGAGTGCACAAACCCTGTTGCAGCCCGAACAAGGGCTGGAGCTTTATCCCGACTGGTGGCGCGGCGCGGTGATCTATCAGATCTACCCCCGCAGCTTTCAAGACAGCAATGGCGACGGTATCGGCGATCTGCGCGGAATCGTGGAACGCCTGCCTTACATCGCCAGTCTTGGCGTCGATGTCATCTGGATCAGCCCGTTCTTCACCTCTCCGATGAAGGATTTTGGCTATGATGTGTCGGATTACTGCGATGTGGACCCGATGTTCGGCACATTGTCGGATTTCGACGCGCTGGTGGCGACAGCGCATAAGCTGGGCATAAAGGTGTTGATTGATCTGGTGTTGTCGCATTCCTCGGACCAGCATCCGTGGTTTAAGGAAAGCCGTTCCAGCCGCGACAACCCCAGATCGAACTGGTATGTCTGGGCCGATGCCAAGCCAGATGGCACGCCGCCCAATAACTGGCTGTCCATATTTGGTGGCTCGGCCTGGGCGTGGGACGCGACGCGCCTGCAATATTACCTGCACAACTTCCTAGCGTCGCAGCCCGATCTGAACTTTCACGAATCGGCTGTGCAGGAAGAATTGCTGAATATTGCGCGGTTCTGGCTGGAACGTGGGGTCAACGGGTTCCGTCTGGATACGATCAACTTCTACGTCCACGACTATGACCTGCGCGACAACCCGCCCCTGCCACCGGAGCGGCGCAATGCCTCCATCGCGCCTGCGGTGAACCCGTATAACCATCAAGAACATATCTACGACAAGAACCGCCCCGAAAATCTGGAATTCCTGCGCCGTTTTCGCGCAGTTCTGGACACATATGACGCCGCTGCCGTGGGCGAGGTGGGTGATGCGCAGCGCGGCCTAGAGATTTTGGGCGAATACACATCGGGCGGCGACAAGGTGCAGATGTGCTACGCGTTCGAGTTTCTGGCAGCGGATGTCCCATCGGCTGCGCGCATTGCAGCCGTGCTGCGCCATATGGACCATGTCGCCCCCGAAGGCTGGGCATGCTGGGCGTTTTCCAACCATGACGTCATGCGCCATGTCACCCGCTGGGACTTGTCGCCTGCGGCATCCCGCGTTTACGCAACCTTGATGATGTGCATGCGCGGGTCGGTCTGTCTGTATCAGGGCGAGGAGTTGGGCCTGCAAGAAGCGGATTTGCATTTCGATGACCTGCAAGACCCGTATGGCATTCAGTTCTGGCCCGAATACAAGGGCCGCGACGGGTGTCGCACACCGATGGTCTGGACGGCGGATTACCAGAATGGGGGCTTCTCTGGCGGCAAGCCGTGGTTGCCAGTCGCACGCGAGCATCTGGGGCTAGCAGTCGATGCGCAAGAGCGCGCGCCAGATGCGTTGCTGCACCATTACCGCCGGGCGATTGCCTTTCGTCAGGCGCACCGCGCACTGGGTCGGGGCAGTATGCGCAACTTGCATGTCTCGGGCGATGTGCTGTCTTTCTTCCGCGAGGAGGCGGGGGAAGAGCTGTTCTGTGCGTTCAACCTGAGCCACGACCCCGCCACGCTGTATTTGCCAGAGGGGAACTGGGTCACAGTCGGGCAGGAATTGAACAGCTCTGGTCCGGGCGAGGACGGACTGGTGCATCTGGGACCATGGCAGCCTTGTCTGGTCGTCAAAAGATAA
- a CDS encoding GcvT family protein, with protein MTHAKPLPTHAQAVVIGGGVIGCSILYHLAKLGWSDVVLLERSELTSGSTWHAAANIHGLHDSTNISRLQHYTMQLYKELEAETGQSCGVFQPGSLYLAQTEARVHQLRLQEAKARRYGMNFHEVSRDEAERLHPLVNFEGVQCIMFEPDGGNVDPSGVTNAYAVGARQRGAEIHRFTPVTGTEAQPDGTWIVRTERGDIRTPWVINAAGLWAREVAALAGLSLPLVPTEHQYFVTETIAEVAALGRRLPSVADRDGEYYLRQEGQGLLVGAYEKDVRFWAEDGTPLGFGHELFADDLDRIEDNILRAIDRVPVVGTAGIKRVINGPMIWSPDSSALMGPVPEMRGYFCCCGIIPGFSQSGGLGRLAAEWIVQGEPSLDLFGWDMARFGHWAGKDFTRARVADQYANRFKIHFPGEERSAGRPARTRPAYAVQQELGAVFGLNYGWEHPLYFDANTPDSAGFTRQPWFDSVGREARMLREDAGIIDISNFAKYRVAGAGAEDWLNAIFANRMPTRVGRSCLTPLIGKRGGVAGDFTVTRLGAQEFWVIGSGMAERYHTRFFHDVPLPDGTSFDSLTDSMCGFNIAGPRARDLLARLTNADLSNATFPFFRSQRITVAGVECVALRVSFAGDLGWELHCAAADQVTLYSALLEAGRAVGAGPVGSRALMSLRVEKGYGSWGRDYSPEYWPQESGLDGLICADKEFLNKDAWLSIRNTAPREQMVMLEIDVDDADAQGGEPVFLPDGTPLGQVSSGAYGYAVQKSLAIAYVSADRRPADGMVQVAILGRPHTARILDRAPFDPDGARLRDRALAEMSP; from the coding sequence ATGACACACGCAAAACCCCTTCCCACCCATGCGCAGGCCGTTGTCATTGGCGGCGGCGTCATCGGTTGCTCGATCCTGTATCATCTTGCCAAACTGGGCTGGTCCGATGTGGTGTTGCTGGAACGCAGCGAGTTGACCTCTGGCTCCACATGGCACGCGGCGGCGAATATTCACGGGCTGCATGACAGCACCAACATTTCGCGGCTGCAACATTACACGATGCAGCTCTATAAGGAGTTGGAGGCAGAAACCGGCCAGTCCTGCGGCGTGTTCCAGCCCGGATCGCTGTATCTGGCGCAGACAGAGGCGCGCGTGCATCAGTTACGCCTGCAAGAAGCGAAGGCGCGCCGCTACGGGATGAATTTCCATGAAGTCTCGCGCGATGAGGCAGAGCGGTTGCACCCGCTGGTCAATTTCGAAGGGGTGCAATGCATCATGTTTGAACCCGATGGCGGAAATGTTGATCCGTCGGGCGTGACCAATGCCTATGCCGTGGGCGCGCGCCAGCGCGGCGCGGAAATTCACCGCTTCACCCCTGTGACAGGAACCGAGGCGCAGCCGGATGGCACTTGGATCGTGCGCACCGAACGCGGTGACATCCGCACGCCTTGGGTTATCAATGCGGCGGGGCTTTGGGCACGCGAAGTGGCTGCATTGGCAGGGTTGAGCCTGCCGCTTGTCCCGACCGAGCACCAGTATTTCGTGACCGAAACCATCGCGGAAGTGGCCGCACTGGGCCGGCGCTTGCCCTCGGTCGCGGACCGGGATGGCGAGTATTACTTGCGTCAGGAAGGGCAGGGGTTGCTGGTCGGGGCCTATGAAAAAGATGTGCGGTTCTGGGCCGAGGATGGCACGCCGCTGGGCTTCGGGCATGAGTTGTTCGCCGATGATCTAGACCGGATCGAGGACAACATCCTGCGCGCCATCGACCGTGTTCCGGTGGTCGGCACGGCAGGCATCAAGCGCGTTATCAATGGCCCGATGATCTGGTCGCCGGATTCGTCCGCACTGATGGGGCCAGTGCCGGAAATGCGCGGCTATTTCTGTTGCTGCGGCATCATCCCCGGCTTCAGCCAGTCAGGCGGCCTTGGCAGGCTGGCGGCGGAATGGATCGTGCAGGGCGAGCCATCATTGGACCTGTTCGGTTGGGACATGGCGCGCTTCGGGCATTGGGCGGGCAAGGATTTCACCCGCGCGCGGGTGGCGGACCAATATGCCAACCGTTTCAAAATCCACTTCCCCGGCGAGGAACGAAGCGCAGGCCGCCCCGCCCGCACCCGCCCCGCCTATGCGGTGCAACAGGAATTGGGCGCTGTGTTCGGGCTGAATTACGGCTGGGAACACCCGCTCTATTTCGACGCAAACACCCCCGACAGCGCCGGTTTCACGCGCCAGCCGTGGTTTGACAGCGTGGGCCGAGAGGCGCGGATGCTGCGCGAGGATGCAGGCATCATCGACATCTCGAATTTCGCCAAATACCGCGTGGCGGGGGCAGGGGCCGAAGACTGGTTGAATGCCATATTCGCCAACCGTATGCCGACCCGCGTGGGCCGGTCCTGCCTGACGCCGCTGATCGGCAAGCGTGGCGGGGTGGCAGGGGACTTCACTGTCACACGGCTGGGCGCGCAGGAATTCTGGGTTATCGGGTCGGGCATGGCAGAGCGGTATCACACCCGTTTTTTCCACGATGTGCCGCTGCCGGATGGCACCAGTTTCGACAGCCTGACCGACAGCATGTGCGGGTTCAACATTGCCGGACCCCGCGCGCGCGACCTGCTGGCGCGGCTGACCAATGCGGATTTATCAAACGCGACCTTTCCCTTTTTCCGCTCGCAGCGGATTACCGTGGCTGGGGTGGAGTGCGTGGCCCTTCGGGTGTCCTTCGCCGGCGATCTGGGCTGGGAATTGCATTGCGCGGCAGCGGATCAGGTCACGCTTTATAGCGCCTTGCTAGAGGCAGGCCGCGCGGTTGGCGCAGGCCCCGTCGGCAGTCGCGCACTGATGAGCCTGCGGGTCGAGAAGGGCTATGGCAGTTGGGGCCGCGATTACAGCCCCGAATACTGGCCACAGGAATCAGGGCTGGACGGGCTGATTTGCGCCGACAAGGAGTTTCTGAACAAGGACGCATGGCTTTCTATCCGCAACACCGCCCCGCGTGAACAGATGGTCATGTTAGAAATCGACGTGGACGATGCCGATGCACAGGGCGGCGAGCCCGTGTTTCTGCCCGATGGCACGCCCCTTGGGCAGGTGTCGTCAGGGGCGTATGGTTATGCCGTGCAGAAATCGCTGGCCATCGCGTATGTGAGTGCCGACAGGCGCCCCGCTGATGGGATGGTGCAAGTGGCCATTCTGGGCAGGCCGCACACGGCCCGCATTCTGGACCGCGCCCCGTTCGACCCCGATGGTGCGCGCCTGCGTGACCGCGCACTGGCCGAGATGTCGCCCTGA
- a CDS encoding carbohydrate ABC transporter permease: protein MDNIAGQNKGGKLAVNITVIILVLLWLLPTIGLFVSSFRDRDQISNSGWWQAPFAVDLNFRARVAADDARQEGDIFVLEGNVFADPSLSARFPDAEGVVAAYGTRAVAPDEFAPGEVSELRTGGTVVVNRDGTYRVESPEEIARGPTLYFEARTPPRFTLANYETVLRADGMDRAFINTLTVTIPATIIPILIAAFAAYALAWMDFPGRGLLIAAVVGLLVVPLQLALVPLLSLHTNIGIGQSFLGIWLAHTGFGLPLAVYLLRNYMVGLPRDIIESAKVDGATDFQIFVRIILPLSFPALASFAIFQFLWTWNDLLVAKVFLPSGAESQVMTVKIADDLLGSRGGDWGILATAAFVSIAVPLVVFFTMQRYLVRGLLAGSVK from the coding sequence ATGGACAATATTGCAGGACAGAATAAGGGCGGAAAGCTTGCGGTCAATATCACGGTCATCATTCTGGTGCTGCTGTGGCTGTTGCCGACAATCGGGCTGTTTGTGTCATCCTTTCGGGACCGCGACCAGATTTCGAATTCCGGCTGGTGGCAGGCGCCCTTCGCGGTCGATCTGAATTTCCGCGCCCGTGTCGCAGCCGATGACGCGCGACAGGAAGGCGACATTTTCGTGCTCGAAGGCAATGTTTTCGCGGACCCCAGCCTGTCAGCCCGCTTTCCTGACGCGGAAGGGGTTGTCGCAGCATATGGCACGCGCGCCGTGGCCCCGGATGAATTTGCCCCCGGCGAGGTGTCGGAACTGCGCACAGGCGGCACAGTTGTTGTGAACCGCGATGGGACATACCGCGTCGAATCGCCCGAAGAAATAGCGCGCGGTCCAACCCTGTATTTCGAGGCCCGAACGCCGCCGCGATTTACGCTCGCCAATTACGAAACCGTGCTGCGCGCAGATGGCATGGATCGCGCCTTTATCAATACGCTGACAGTAACCATACCAGCCACGATCATTCCGATTCTGATTGCGGCATTCGCGGCCTATGCGCTGGCATGGATGGATTTCCCCGGTCGGGGGCTGCTGATTGCGGCTGTGGTGGGGTTGCTGGTCGTGCCGTTGCAACTGGCGTTGGTGCCGTTGTTATCGCTGCACACCAATATCGGCATAGGGCAAAGTTTCTTAGGCATATGGCTGGCACATACGGGGTTCGGGTTGCCCTTGGCGGTGTATCTGTTGCGAAATTATATGGTCGGATTGCCCCGCGATATCATTGAATCGGCCAAGGTCGATGGCGCGACGGACTTCCAGATCTTCGTGCGCATCATCCTGCCGCTCAGTTTTCCGGCACTTGCCTCTTTCGCCATCTTCCAGTTCCTGTGGACATGGAATGACCTGCTGGTGGCAAAAGTATTCTTGCCATCGGGCGCAGAATCTCAGGTCATGACGGTGAAGATTGCCGATGACCTGCTGGGCTCTCGTGGGGGGGATTGGGGCATTCTGGCCACTGCGGCCTTTGTCTCGATCGCGGTGCCGCTGGTCGTCTTCTTCACAATGCAACGCTATCTGGTGCGCGGTCTGCTGGCCGGCTCCGTCAAGTAA
- a CDS encoding GlxA family transcriptional regulator has product MTVAPPAFVFLIEDGFAMLPFTSAIEVLRLANKLTSSTQYSYWVSSLGDARVTASNGVGIDPSRPIAALGRDDRIVVVSGDGVCHTRNGAHSSFLHKAMRYGHEIWGLSSGVVRLAQAGLLSGQTVSAHWEDTPYLEQNFPGITVTSSLFTCSPKIATCAGGLSAADLMLNHLRMTGPATLAEEISARLILDGTRAGRVAQKLPTRLKYLSSTPKVQLALELMDAFMDEPLPISEIATKVAVSQRQLERLFMSELHKTPKQLYLELRLETARYDVLVSTRPITSIGLDYGFNPNSFARNYVKMFGTTPKNDRDGAKRLR; this is encoded by the coding sequence ATGACAGTTGCGCCGCCCGCTTTCGTTTTCCTGATCGAAGACGGCTTTGCGATGTTGCCCTTCACCTCGGCGATTGAAGTGCTGCGTCTGGCCAACAAGCTGACCAGCAGCACGCAATACAGCTATTGGGTGTCCTCGCTGGGCGATGCGCGGGTCACGGCCTCGAACGGGGTAGGCATTGATCCAAGCCGCCCGATTGCGGCCTTGGGGCGCGATGACCGGATCGTGGTCGTGTCCGGTGACGGGGTCTGCCACACGCGCAATGGCGCGCATTCGTCGTTTTTGCACAAGGCCATGCGCTACGGCCACGAAATCTGGGGTCTGTCCTCTGGCGTTGTGCGTCTGGCGCAAGCGGGGCTTTTATCGGGGCAGACTGTTTCGGCGCATTGGGAAGATACCCCATATCTTGAACAGAATTTCCCTGGCATCACTGTCACCTCTTCCTTGTTCACTTGTAGCCCGAAGATTGCCACCTGTGCAGGCGGGCTGTCCGCCGCTGATCTGATGCTCAACCACCTCAGGATGACAGGCCCCGCCACGCTTGCCGAAGAAATCTCGGCGCGGCTGATTCTCGACGGCACGCGCGCGGGCAGGGTGGCGCAGAAATTGCCCACACGGCTGAAATACCTCAGTAGCACCCCGAAGGTGCAACTTGCGTTGGAGTTGATGGACGCCTTTATGGATGAGCCGCTGCCGATTTCCGAGATAGCGACAAAGGTGGCCGTGTCGCAACGCCAGCTAGAGCGGCTGTTCATGAGCGAACTGCACAAGACCCCGAAGCAATTATATCTGGAATTGCGTCTGGAAACCGCGCGTTATGACGTTCTGGTCAGCACGCGCCCGATCACCAGTATCGGGCTGGATTATGGGTTCAACCCCAACAGTTTTGCGCGAAACTACGTGAAAATGTTTGGCACCACGCCGAAAAACGACCGCGACGGCGCGAAACGCCTGCGCTGA
- a CDS encoding DEAD/DEAH box helicase: protein MTQFSDLKLDPKVLKAIAEAGYTTPTPIQAQAIPHALEGRDVLGIAQTGTGKTASFVLPLITRLGRGRARARMPRSLVLAPTRELAAQVAENFDTYAKHTRLTKALLIGGVAFGEQDKLIDRGVDVLIATPGRLLDHFERGKLLLTGVEVMVVDEADRMLDMGFIPDIERIFGLTPFTRQTFFYSATMAPEIERITNTFLSNPARIEIARQATASETIAQELIELPATRRDGAAKIKREALRAIIEAEGDKLENAIIFCNRKVEVDILAKSLTKHKLDAAPIHGDLDQSLRTRTLERFRAGELRLLIASDVAARGLDVPSVSHVFNFDLPSHPEDYVHRIGRTGRAGRSGKAVSLMVPSDQKYLDAIEQLLERQLPRGVAPQMDIGKPAPEPKSEEAAPRRAHSVSKSKAPEKAKAPEKAKAQDKVAAPGNPPAPEKAPAQAAAKPETKDAQNANLYNLDEAKSARGGRGQSRQRQDNRGAVVGMGDHVPDFLLREFRSA from the coding sequence ATGACCCAATTTTCTGATCTGAAGCTGGACCCGAAGGTCCTGAAAGCCATCGCTGAAGCTGGCTACACAACCCCCACACCGATTCAGGCGCAAGCCATCCCCCACGCGCTTGAAGGGCGCGATGTGCTGGGAATCGCGCAGACAGGGACCGGCAAGACCGCGTCTTTTGTGCTGCCGCTGATCACTCGGCTGGGCCGTGGACGCGCGCGCGCACGGATGCCGCGCAGCCTTGTGCTGGCCCCCACACGCGAGTTGGCCGCCCAAGTGGCCGAGAATTTCGATACATACGCCAAACACACCCGCTTGACCAAGGCGCTGCTGATCGGCGGCGTGGCCTTTGGTGAACAGGACAAGCTGATCGACCGTGGTGTTGATGTTCTGATTGCCACACCGGGCCGGTTGCTGGACCATTTCGAGCGCGGCAAACTGTTACTGACCGGTGTCGAAGTGATGGTGGTAGATGAGGCAGACCGCATGCTGGATATGGGCTTCATCCCCGATATCGAGCGGATTTTTGGCCTGACACCCTTTACGCGCCAGACATTCTTCTATTCCGCAACGATGGCGCCTGAGATCGAGCGGATTACCAACACCTTCCTGTCAAACCCGGCACGGATCGAGATTGCGCGTCAGGCCACTGCGTCTGAAACCATCGCGCAGGAACTGATCGAACTGCCCGCCACGCGCCGCGACGGTGCTGCCAAGATCAAACGCGAAGCGCTGCGGGCGATTATCGAGGCCGAGGGCGACAAGCTGGAGAACGCGATCATCTTTTGCAACCGCAAGGTCGAAGTTGATATTCTGGCCAAGTCCCTGACCAAGCACAAGCTGGATGCGGCCCCCATTCATGGCGACCTTGACCAGTCACTTCGTACCCGCACGCTAGAGCGGTTTCGCGCAGGCGAATTGCGGCTGTTGATCGCATCAGACGTGGCCGCGCGCGGCCTCGATGTGCCATCCGTCAGCCATGTGTTCAATTTCGACCTACCGTCGCACCCAGAAGATTATGTGCACCGCATCGGGCGCACCGGTCGCGCGGGTCGGTCCGGCAAGGCCGTTTCGCTGATGGTGCCTTCTGACCAGAAATACCTCGACGCGATCGAGCAACTTCTGGAACGGCAATTGCCGCGTGGCGTAGCCCCGCAAATGGATATTGGCAAACCCGCGCCAGAGCCGAAGTCAGAAGAAGCGGCGCCGCGGCGTGCGCATTCCGTTTCCAAGTCCAAGGCCCCTGAAAAGGCCAAGGCCCCCGAAAAGGCCAAGGCTCAGGACAAGGTGGCTGCACCCGGAAACCCACCCGCCCCGGAGAAAGCCCCCGCGCAAGCTGCGGCAAAGCCGGAAACCAAAGATGCGCAGAATGCCAATCTTTACAATCTGGATGAGGCGAAGTCGGCCCGCGGCGGGCGTGGCCAGTCCCGTCAGCGCCAAGACAATCGCGGCGCGGTTGTGGGCATGGGCGACCATGTGCCCGACTTCTTGCTGCGTGAATTTCGCAGCGCATAA
- a CDS encoding ABC transporter ATP-binding protein → MADLKLTDVEKAYGEVKVLSDINLDIKQGELIVFVGPSGCGKSTLLRMIAGLEKITGGELQIDGMVVNDIPPSQRGIAMVFQSYALYPHITVRDNMSFALKIAKKSKSEIDEAVNRAADILQLGPYLDRLPKALSGGQRQRVAIGRSIVRDPKVYLFDEPLSNLDAALRVATRIEIAKLKESMPNSTMVYVTHDQVEAMTLATRIVVLAGGGIAQVGTPLELYERPNGEFVAQFIGSPAMNLLAGEIVGTGAQTHVNLEGGGSAVANIPTTDADMGLKVNLGARPEDLVATEGDDYLYAGEVELLEALGELTVLYFKPDSAALAPVLAKLAGIHTDLKGRKVKLKADPSKIHLFHNKVSLLYR, encoded by the coding sequence ATGGCCGATCTGAAGCTGACCGATGTCGAGAAGGCATATGGCGAGGTCAAAGTCCTGTCCGATATCAATCTGGATATCAAACAAGGCGAACTGATTGTGTTTGTCGGGCCGTCGGGCTGCGGGAAATCCACGCTTTTGCGCATGATCGCGGGGCTGGAAAAGATCACGGGCGGCGAGTTGCAGATTGACGGGATGGTGGTGAATGACATCCCGCCATCGCAGCGCGGCATTGCCATGGTGTTTCAATCCTATGCGCTTTATCCGCATATAACCGTGCGCGACAACATGTCCTTCGCGCTGAAGATCGCCAAGAAATCCAAATCCGAGATTGATGAGGCCGTGAACCGTGCTGCTGATATCCTGCAACTTGGCCCTTATCTGGACCGCCTGCCCAAGGCGCTGTCAGGTGGGCAGCGCCAGCGGGTTGCGATTGGCCGGTCCATCGTGCGCGACCCGAAAGTCTATCTGTTTGACGAACCGCTCTCGAACCTTGATGCCGCGCTGCGCGTGGCCACACGCATCGAGATTGCGAAGCTGAAAGAATCGATGCCCAATTCGACTATGGTCTATGTGACTCATGATCAGGTCGAGGCGATGACTTTGGCCACCCGTATCGTCGTGCTGGCAGGCGGCGGGATCGCGCAGGTTGGCACGCCACTGGAGCTGTACGAGCGGCCCAATGGCGAATTTGTCGCGCAATTCATCGGCTCTCCGGCGATGAACCTGCTGGCGGGCGAGATTGTGGGCACAGGCGCACAAACCCATGTCAACCTAGAGGGGGGCGGCAGCGCGGTTGCCAATATTCCCACCACAGACGCCGATATGGGGCTAAAGGTCAATCTTGGGGCGCGCCCCGAAGATCTGGTCGCCACAGAGGGCGACGATTACCTGTATGCGGGCGAAGTCGAGTTGCTGGAAGCTTTGGGCGAATTGACTGTGCTGTATTTCAAGCCCGACTCCGCTGCGCTTGCCCCTGTTCTTGCCAAACTGGCCGGTATTCACACCGACCTGAAAGGGCGCAAGGTCAAACTGAAAGCTGATCCATCGAAGATACACCTGTTTCACAACAAGGTGTCGCTTCTGTATCGCTGA